The Pleuronectes platessa chromosome 10, fPlePla1.1, whole genome shotgun sequence genome contains a region encoding:
- the LOC128448865 gene encoding vitelline membrane outer layer protein 1 homolog isoform X2, giving the protein MESLLRALAVLAVLFLGLCQQGAVVADRPYSSWLSVTNGQRWGTWRGPEMCPDQFFAVGFSTRVEAKQSGGDDTAMNSVRLICSKDGHRTHIVESHPGFWGEWSNPQYCPGGVLTSFQLRVATLRGIFADDTAVNNIKFRCSNGPELEGSGLDWGGYGQWSQDCVDGGICGIDTKMEDRQGKGDDTALNDVRFICCARVQK; this is encoded by the exons ATGGAGAGTCTGCTCCGCGCCCTGGCCGTGCTGGCCGTGCTGTTCTTGGGGTTGTGCCAGCAGGGAGCTGTTGTGGCCGACCGGCCGTACTCATCttggctgtctgtgacaaaTGGACAGCGGTGGGGAACATGGAGGGGGCCTGAGATGTGTCCTGACCAGTTCTTTGCAGTTGGCTTCAGTACCAGG GTGGAGGCCAAACAGAGCGGAGGTGACGACACGGCCATGAACAGCGTCCGTCTCATCTGCAGCAAAGACGGGCACCGGACGCACATTGTGGAGTCTCACCCTGGCTT CTGGGGCGAATGGTCCAACCCTCAGTACTGCCCGGGTGGCGTGCTCACCTCTTTCCAGCTCCGCGTGGCGACCCTTCGGGGCATTTTCGCTGACGACACCGCCGTCAACAACATCAAGTTCCGCTGCAGCAACGGCCCTGAGCTGGAGGGCAGCGGCCTGGACTGGGGGGGGTACGGCCAGTGGAGCCAGGATTGTGTAGATGGAGGAATCTGCGGCATCGATACCAAGATGGAGGACCGACAGGGGAAAGGGGACGACACCGCCCTCAACGACGTGCGCTTCATTTGCTGTGCCAGAGTCCAGAAG TGA
- the LOC128448865 gene encoding vitelline membrane outer layer protein 1 homolog isoform X1, translated as MESLLRALAVLAVLFLGLCQQGAVVADRPYSSWLSVTNGQRWGTWRGPEMCPDQFFAVGFSTRVEAKQSGGDDTAMNSVRLICSKDGHRTHIVESHPGFWGEWSNPQYCPGGVLTSFQLRVATLRGIFADDTAVNNIKFRCSNGPELEGSGLDWGGYGQWSQDCVDGGICGIDTKMEDRQGKGDDTALNDVRFICCARVQKVIKLKPGKS; from the exons ATGGAGAGTCTGCTCCGCGCCCTGGCCGTGCTGGCCGTGCTGTTCTTGGGGTTGTGCCAGCAGGGAGCTGTTGTGGCCGACCGGCCGTACTCATCttggctgtctgtgacaaaTGGACAGCGGTGGGGAACATGGAGGGGGCCTGAGATGTGTCCTGACCAGTTCTTTGCAGTTGGCTTCAGTACCAGG GTGGAGGCCAAACAGAGCGGAGGTGACGACACGGCCATGAACAGCGTCCGTCTCATCTGCAGCAAAGACGGGCACCGGACGCACATTGTGGAGTCTCACCCTGGCTT CTGGGGCGAATGGTCCAACCCTCAGTACTGCCCGGGTGGCGTGCTCACCTCTTTCCAGCTCCGCGTGGCGACCCTTCGGGGCATTTTCGCTGACGACACCGCCGTCAACAACATCAAGTTCCGCTGCAGCAACGGCCCTGAGCTGGAGGGCAGCGGCCTGGACTGGGGGGGGTACGGCCAGTGGAGCCAGGATTGTGTAGATGGAGGAATCTGCGGCATCGATACCAAGATGGAGGACCGACAGGGGAAAGGGGACGACACCGCCCTCAACGACGTGCGCTTCATTTGCTGTGCCAGAGTCCAGAAGGTAATTAAATTAAAGCCCGGGAAGAGCTGA
- the LOC128448866 gene encoding vitelline membrane outer layer protein 1 homolog — protein MESLLRAVAVLAVLFLGLFQQGAVVADRPYTSLLTVTNGQQWGTWSWPEMCPDQYFAIGFSTRVEPSQGDGDDTAMNGIRLICGKDGDRRLTSTVESHPGFWGDWSLPQYCPSGVLTSFQLRVEAHQGNGDDTAANNIKFRCSSNPVLEGKGLNWGDYGGWSQNCVNGGICGIETKMEERQGRGDDTTLNDVRFRCCDRAQP, from the exons ATGGAGAGTCTGCTCCGCGCCGTGGCCGTGCTGGCCGTGCTGTTCTTGGGGTTGTTCCAGCAGGGAGCTGTTGTGGCCGACCGGCCGTACACATCTCTGCTGACTGTGACAAACGGACAGCAGTGGGGAACATGGAGTTGGCCCGAGATGTGTCCTGACCAGTACTTTGCTATTGGCTTCAGTACCAGG GTGGAGCCCAGCCAGGGCGATGGCGACGACACGGCCATGAACGGCATCCGCCTCATCTGCGGCAAAGACGGGGACCGGAGGTTAACTTCCACTGTGGAGTCTCACCCTGGCTT CTGGGGCGACTGGTCCCTACCTCAGTACTGCCCCAGTGGCGTGCTCACCTCTTTCCAGCTCCGCGTGGAGGCCCATCAGGGCAACGGTGACGACACCGCAGCCAACAACATCAAGTTCCGCTGCAGCAGCAACCCCGTGCTGGAGGGCAAAGGCCTGAACTGGGGGGATTACGGTGGATGGAGCCAGAATTGTGTCAACGGAGGAATCTGTGGCATCGAGACCAAGATGGAGGAACGACAGGGGAGAGGGGACGACACCACCCTCAACGACGTGCGCTTCCGTTGCTGCGACAGAGCCCAGCCG tga